The sequence TTGCCCGCGCTACGCTCCTCGCGGCCGTCCTCTTCGCAATCTCGATAGGCCTCGGTGTCTTTGCCGTGGCCCGCGACCCGACGGTCGGCATGGGGGTCATGACCCTCTTCCGCGACCAGGTCGCAAGCCAGCTCCTCTCCGACTCCCCGCCGGTCCTCGCGTTCAAGCTATTCTTAAACAACCTCGGCGCCTGCACCCTCCTCTTCCTTGGGGGAGCGTCGCTTGGGATCGTCACGGTGCTGATCCTCACGACGAACGGGCTCCTGATAGGTGCGGTGGCGGAACTCATGCGGCAGCAGCAGGGCACGCTCTTCATCGCGGCGGCGCTCATCCCGCACGGCATCTTCGAGATCCCGTCGTTCCTCATCGCGGGCGGACTCGGGCTCCTCCTCGGCCGGGCGCTCATGACCGAGTGGCACGGCGGGGGCGATGCAGCCGCTGCGGCGGTACCCCTTGCCCGCCTCTTT is a genomic window of Methanoculleus bourgensis MS2 containing:
- a CDS encoding stage II sporulation protein M, producing the protein MSENSLARATLLAAVLFAISIGLGVFAVARDPTVGMGVMTLFRDQVASQLLSDSPPVLAFKLFLNNLGACTLLFLGGASLGIVTVLILTTNGLLIGAVAELMRQQQGTLFIAAALIPHGIFEIPSFLIAGGLGLLLGRALMTEWHGGGDAAAAAVPLARLFLRIVVPLLAVAAVVEAFITPVVLVMIA